A window of Notolabrus celidotus isolate fNotCel1 chromosome 11, fNotCel1.pri, whole genome shotgun sequence contains these coding sequences:
- the lamtor5 gene encoding ragulator complex protein LAMTOR5: protein MESTLEQHLDDTMKNPAVVGVLCTDQQGHNLGCRGSLSDEHGGVVSVLTKQAAALTKDPTDTPTVCLESESGNILVRTHGTITVAVHKIAS, encoded by the exons ATGGAGTCAACACTCGAACAGCATCTTGATGATAC CATGAAAAATCCAGCAGTCGTCGGGGTGCTCTGTACGGATCAACAAGGACACAACTTGGGCT GCCGGGGCTCCCTGTCTGATGAACACGGGGGTGTCGTGTCAGTTTTAACCAAACAAGCTGCAGCCCTTACCAAAGACCCAACAGACACTCCAACTGTGTGTCTGGAGTCTGAGTCAGG gaACATTCTGGTGAGGACTCATGGGACCATCACAGTAGCAGTCCACAAGATAGCATCCTGA
- the prok1 gene encoding prokineticin-1 produces the protein MSFRAVLLSFLLLSLSCSRGAVITGACERDLQCGFGLCCAVSLWLRGLRMCVPRGVEGDECHPFSHKVPYLGKRQHHTCPCLPHLVCTRYAESKYRCTEDFKNLDF, from the exons ATGAGCTTCAGGGCGGTGCTGCTGTCCTTCCTCCTGCTGTCTCTGAGCTGCTCCAGAGGAGCTGTCATCACCGGG GCCTGTGAGAGAGACCTGCAGTGTGGTTTCGGTCTTTGCTGTGCTGTTAGTCTGTGGCTGAGGGGTCTGAGGATGTGTGTCCCCAGAGGAGTGGAAGGGGATGAATGCCACCCTTTTAGTCATAAG GTACCTTATCTAGGAAAGAGGCAACACCACACCTGTCCCTGTCTTCCCCACTTGGTGTGCACGAGGTATGCTGAGAGCAAGTATAGATGTACAGAGGACTTCAAAAACCTGGATTTTTAA